AGGTTCAATTAATTCTGAAAAAGGAAACGATTCACCATTATTTTCTTCTACTTGACTAGATAAAGGCTCTAAACTGATTGTTTCTATTTGTTGAAACAATTCCCAAACTTGGCTTTGCAATCCATCTCGTTCTTCTTGCAGTAATGAAATTTGCCCTTGCAGATTTGTAAGCTCAGTTTGTTGCGCGCCTATTTGAGTTTGATAAGAATTCAGACTAGCTTCTATATTTTTTCTTTCATTTATTGTAGCTATAAGTAATTGATTCTCTTTATTTACCTCACTTTCAAGCTCTTGAATTTTAATTCGTAGTTCATGTAGTTTCTCTTCAAGCTGGGGTTTGAGTCTGTCTAATAGGGTTAAATTACTTTCAAGTTCTTGTTTTTGCTGCTGTAATTCAGAAATGTGATTTTGTAACTGAGTAGCTTCAGCGCGAAATACATTACAATTCAACTCTAAACGACGTTTCTCTGCTGTCAGGGTAGAACATGAATTATTCAGCTCTGCTTGACTTTTATCCAAATTATCTAGTTTAGTTGTTAAGCTGCTTATTTCAGCTTGTAGCTGCTTTTTTTGAGCGGAAAAAGTGCTTAACTCTCTATTAAGGCTGTCTCTTTGACTGCGGCATTCTGCTACTTGATTTTGTAGCTGTATGGAGTCTGTGTAGATTAAATGTCGCTGTTCTTCAATTTGGTTTATTTCTCTAACAATACGTGACTTTAATCCTTCTCTCTCTTGAATTTTCTTACGGAGAGAACCTAAAATAAGCATTTCATAATTTCTGCGTCGTTTATCCACAAACAATGCTGCTATATAGGTAGCAATTACAGTAATTACACCTGTAAAAAAGGCTTTACTCAAATCCCAATTGGGAACAAGACTAAGCCCAAAACTCACACTAAAGGCAACTATGCCTAAGATGAATCTATTGCTTACCATTACCGATTGCATATTGCTAATTTTTAGCATGGTTTAAGTAGTTAGAATAGATAGTGTTTAAAGACATTAACTTTCACATAGTAATTCTAAAATCTCCGGTTGCTGTAGGTATTTGTGCATAAAACATAGCGAGTAAGTTACAAAAAATAAAATTACTAAATAATTATTTTTAAATCACATATCTAATGTCTTGTTATTCACACCAAAAACTGCTATATCTGCTTTTAAGAAATCAATAAATTGCCGGGCTGTACGCCCAGAACGACCATTATGGCGAGTTGCCCATTGTAATGCTTGATATTCTAAGTCTTCTTCGTTAATATTAATACTGGCTTGTGCTGCTAAATGCCGGACAATTTTTAAATAAGTCTTCTGATTGGCTGGCTCAAAAGTTAAGGTGAGTCCAAAGCGATCGCTAAACGAAAGTTTCTCTTGCATCGTATCCCATGCATGAATTTCATCGTTATCTTTGGGAGCAGGTCTATCAACAAAAAACTCCCGAATCAAGTGGCGACGATTGGAAGTGGCATACACAACTACATTTTGAGGTCTAGCGGTTAAATTGCCTTCTAATACCACTTTCAACGATTTAAAGGCATCGTCATCTTCTTCAAAAGAAAGGTCATCAACAAAAATGATAAATTTTTGTGACGCTCCCTGCAACTTTTCTACAATTTCTGGTAAGTCTTGCAATTCTGATTTTGTCACTTCTAACAAGCGAAGATTGCGGTTGCTATATTCATTTAATAAAGATTTCACCAAAGAAGATTTTCCAGAACCGCGGCTCCCGTACAGTAATACGTGCAGCGCTGTCTCCCCTGATAATAAAAACTCTGTATTTTTAAGCAAAGCATCTCGCTGAGACTCGTAACCTATAAGCGTACTCAGCTTTACTGAATCGGGATACTGAATACCGATAAACTGCCCAGATTGCCAGCGGAAAGCATGGTATTGTGCGAATATACCAGAGCCAAATTGCCGATAATAAGCTGCTAAATCTTCTACAGCATCACTCCAATGTTCCAACTGTTGTAGAGACGTAATCAACCCTGCCTCTACTTCTACCGCTGCTGGTTCTTGATACCACACTACAGGTGAGACAAGCATATGGGCTACTGTTTGCACCCACTCACTTAAACAAGCGGTACTACATTCATAGAGACTTTGTAATACTTGTAAATCATGCCGAACTGCCGCTATTAAAGCAGGAGGTAAATCTTTAAATTCCCGCTGTTGTGCCAGTTTTGTAAAGGGATTTTCACAGATGAGAATTTGACTAATTAGGTAGTCTTCCCAATTTTGATTTCTCGCAGCCAAGGCATGGAAGTAGCTACCATAGGCTTGAAGACAACCTCGTGCATCGGCATCAGTGTAACGTATAGCTTGCAACAGGTCAAGAAATGCTATCCCCACTTCGCATTGGAGGACAGATTGGTACAGTAAAAGTGAGGCTGCTTGGCGCTGGAGATATTGAACCTGTGCATAGGAGTAAGTACTTGCCATTGGCATCGCTTGATTATCCATCAATCAACTGGGTGATATCGCTAAACAGCTATGGTAAATTGTCTGCTGACCCTGGTAGTAAAGTCAAAATCTACATAGGTTTTAACAATGAATTTAAGTATAATTGCTGCCTTTTCCTACGGTGTATTAGCGATTATTGGTGGCATTATTGGCTACATTCAGGCTAACAGCCAAGTTTCGCTTTTCAGTGGGGGCATTAGCGGTTTATTACTAATTTTCACAGCTTATCTTCAACTACAAGGACAAATCCTGGGACTATTTTTAGCAGTGTTTATTACTGCCATTTTAGTAGTATTTTTTGCATTTAGATTAGCTAAAACACGCAAATTTATGCCAGCAGGACTAATGACAATTTTGGGTATGCTGGCATTAACGTTAATGGTGAATCAAATTTTTGCATAATTTACAATGTTGTATTAGTACATATATATTACACTAGACTTGGCCTTGCCACCCTATCTATGTCGCGAAGTCAATAGGTACTAATTTTTCTTTGAGCTAAATAGCAGACTTGGGATAAAAATCAATTTTTGTAAAAAGAAAAGTCACAATAAAGGCGATAGCCAACAAATTTTTTGATTTTTGAGTTTAATTCGCTAAATTAATAACTTTTGCAAGCGGTTTAGTAACTATGACTAGACCCTATTTAACTTGACAAAACATTAATTTTATGCGTTTTGTCAGACCTGTGTCTGCTGTTGTTAACAGGTTAGCACTGACAAAAGTCAAAAGTGAAATTCTACTTAGGCGGTTAGGAAGCAATTATCAAACCAATACAAAAAATTAATTATTACCTGTCTAAAGTGTCCGGTTATCTTGGCTTTGCCATGATAAATAAAAATAATAGTGTCGAATGTCATACTTTTAGGCGCGAAGGTTTTCCTATATTCTTTGCTACTTAGAGAATGACATAATTGTTATTCATACTACTTTTTACACGCTGATTTAGGATAAGTAGCCATTCTCATTAATTAATAGCTGTTAAGCAGCAAGCAACATCTGCTACCAATTATTGTTTTGCTGTTAATCTTGATCTCCCGCCAATTTTACTCTAAATGCATTTAAGCAAATATGCTGAAAGCTATAAAGTTGGAATAGTGTATAAGAGTAAAATTTGAAGAAAAAATAAAGTGTTTAATGCCATTTTGGCAAGTTTTTGTCTAACAGATAGGATATTAGTAGATAGTACTATCATTATTGTTATTCATACATAGTTGCTATCTACTGCTAACTGCTAATACTAAGCCAATCCCGACATAGGTGATTCTCTCCGCAATTTTAGGAACTAGGAAATAATACATGGTATTATCACTGTCTTCTCAAAACGTTATCCAGTATCTGCGAGATGCAGGTCTGTGTAGCTCAGAAGATGGCGCATCAGATAAATCTGAGTTGCCAAAAAATAGCAAGAAGAATTTCAATTTATTGGTGACTTTAGCAGACAATCGTAATCTGCTGGTTAAACAAGAAAGCATCACTAATAATGATGAAACGCCGCATGAGTTTTTTAATGAATGGCTGTTTGGGCAATTGCTTGGGCAGTTTCCAGTTTTGGGAAATATTTCTGCGATCGCTCCATCAGTGCTACATTTTGATCAGGAAAATTCTATACTTGTCCGTAATTATCTCAGCGAATATTTAGAGCTCGGGCAGTATTACCAGAAAAATGATATTTTTCTACCAGAAATTGCTTCTGCCATTGGCACTACGTTGGCAGGACTGCATCGTGCAACCTTCAATCGTCGAGAGTATAAGGATTTTATGTCCACTGCTCCCGAAGGGCAATTTCGTTATGGCTTTTACAATCCAGCACAAGGAATAAACTCAATTGGACCGGATATTTTTGGTGTGGTTCCTACAGATGCGCTAAAATTCTATGTTCTTTATCAGCGCTATGAAAGTTTAGAATCAGCAATTGCTGATTTAGCATATAACTGGCAACCTTGCTGTTTAACGCACAACGACTTAACTTTAAACAATATTTTGGTTCATTCTAGATGGGAACAGCTAGATAATTGCTTAGTGCGACTAATTGATTGGGAAGCTTGCTCTTGGGGAGATCCAGCCTTTGATTTAGGAACTTTACTCGCCAGCTATTTACAAATTTGGCTTTCGAGCCTTGTAGTAGATCCTACCATTGAATTAGAAGAATCACTCCATCTGGCAATGACGCCGCTAGAAGTTCTACAACCTTCAATAGTTGCTCTAATTAGGTCTTATCTAAATGCTTTCCCCATGATTTTGGAGTACCAGCATGATTTTATTCTGCGTGTTATCCAGTTTGCAGGGTTAGCACTGATTCATCAGATTCAAGATATGATTACTAGCCGCAAATATTTTAACAACAGTGATATCTGTATGCTGCAAGTTGCTAAAAACTTACTCACTATGCCTGAACAATCTGTGTTAACAATTTTTGGTATCTCTGAGTCTACAATTCTAAAACCTGTGGCAAACCTCCATAAACTTCCTCAACCAGAAAAGGAACAGCAATTGCTTCGCATTTATTACGAAAAGACTCGGCTACGGGGTTGTTAAGGGTAGGAAAGAGTAAAATACAAGATGTAACTAAAAATTAAAGGTTGACATATTAAATTTTTTTAGAGCCTATTTTCATTGTTATAAATTTAAGGTATATAGCATAAAGGTGATGAAAAAAATAGATTCATCTAACAATATTATGTAATTTCTGAAAAACGCTTTGAGTGAACCACAAAGGCACAGAGAGAAGTCTGAATAAAGGCTTTATCTGATAAAAATTTTTCCTATTGTTAATGCTGTGTAAACGGTGATTATGAGTTTTGAGTTCTAAATTGATAATGCCAAATTCTTCTACCAATCAACTGTTAACTTCCTTATTCGACATTGCCAGTAATATCGAGATTGAGCCAAACTTTTGTATTCATCATCCCAACTATCAACCCTTTGCTCTACCGACTAAAGTAGCTCAAAGATTTCAGCAAACTTCGGTGGCTCTACAACGTAAATATCTCACCTTACTACTGCGGAATTTCCTTTACGGAATCTATTACAATGGTTCCTTACAAACCACTTTGGCAGTTAATTCTGATAGCTGTAATTACACGCTTTATCATAATTTAGAAAACGATTGCATCTTTGGGATTGATTGGGAATTTTATGAGCAATTGCACTCAAGCAATCACGGAATAGGTTACTTTGATCCTAGCTGGCAGGTGTTGCGGCAAGAGCCTGATGGTAGTATGGCGGTGATTAAAGGTGGTTTAACGCTACATATTGAGCCAGATTGCCATCTCAAACCCAGTATGAAATCTGCTAAAGCGGGTGAGATGGTAGCTATCTGGATGCCGAAAAATCGACTGCACAACGGTTGTTATGTAGCAGTTAGTAATGTTGGGCAGGAACAGCAGAGTAATCCAGATGTGGATTTTGGATCAGGAAGAATCTATTTTAATTTTACTCCAGGTGGTGCGATCGCCCTCATGGAAAGCCTGACGCAGCAACTCAATGCAGCCGCGATTCCCTTTAACTTTCAGGTTCTCTACAATCCTGCTGCATACGAACGCTATGATTCCGGCGTGCTGTACTTTGAACTCGACGATTATCCAGCAATCCGTAGCATCCTTCAGGTTATTTATACACAACATCAATCTTATTTCCAGCCAGAAATACCTCTATTCACGAAGTTTTTAGCCCCAGGACTAGGTTTAGCTGAAGAACCAACCGAAAAATTCGCTGCACAGGAAAGTTTTGGGATGAACCGTTGCCAAATTTTAGCGAATGCTTTGCTGGAAGCTTGGCAAAAAGGTAAAAATGCGATGGAAGAAAGAATGAGAGAGATTGATCAACACTTTGCACAACATTCAATTGATGTGCAGCGTCCCTACCTCAACCCTACTTCTGAAGATATATATTACCCCCTAGCTATCTAATTGGTATTTCAGGGCTTGAGACTCAAGCACAGTCAGAAGTTCCGTATGTTGATCGACTAAAGCTTGTATTGTGGTAACTGGATGACGATGAAGGCGATGTTTTTGTTGACGGGGTGCTTCATCCATTGCTAATCTGCGACGTTGAGTGTTGTATTCCGCTACAGGCACTTCCCGAATTTGTGTCAGCAACATTTGTTCACTTTCGGCGAAGAAAAGAACTTGATATTGCCCAAAATCACGTAATTCGGCAGTTGATTTGCGCCCACTAATTCGCCGTTGATTGCGACGCAAAAGGCTAAACATAGCTTCCATTTTCAAGTTATCTGGCGGTAAGCCAGGAATGTCATAGCAGTGCAATAAATCAGTACCGTATTTATGCCATAGTTTTTGTAGCTTTTTCTTCAAGGCAAACTGTGCGGGATTTTGTTGAGGGTCGGGCTGAAATTGCTGTAATAACTCTTCCATTTCGCGCCGAACTTGAAAACTTGTTAAAGGTAATTTTACAGTTTGTGTAACATCGGTCGCGCAATCAATGCGTGGACTGGTTTGTTCAGGATAGTGCAAACATTCTGCAATTCGTTGCAACCAATTGTGTGTTTCTTCTAAGTCGGAGGCTAATGAACGATTGCTACTTAAGGCTTGGTCAATCCATACTGACAAGAGAGACAAATAATCTGTATCAAGTTCTCGACATGGTAAACTACGTAGTATCTGTCCAATAGTTTCTAATTGCTGGTAGCCGCTTAAACCGCCCCAGCGAAAAGGTTTGCGACTGGTGCGATTGACACAATCCCGAACCGCAGCCCGAATCTGGGATTCGATTGCCATTAACTCTATGTCTCGTGACAAATAGGGGATTCCTGAAAAAAAGGGAGACTGTCTTGCTGCTGTTCGGAGCCTGGGTGTTGGGCTCTTTCTGAGTACTCAGGGACTTTTGGCAGATCATCTAAATCTGCTTTTAATTGCTGTCTGAGCTTTGTGTCTAATGGCAGCACCACTTCACTTAAATTACTGAGAAAGTGGGCTTGACAACGTTGATGGGGTGCATCTGGCCAACTTGAATTCATTGCCGCAATGATTGATTTTTCCCCATCTGACAATGTTGCTAGCACTTTATACGGTAACTCTTTATATGGTTGCAGCCACTCAATTAACCTTTGTGCCTGTGCCTGTGGTAACTGAATTCCACTTACTGGTGTACCGCTTAATACCTCGTACAATACATACAGTAAGGTTCCGTGGCCTTCGGGCTGTAAGGCATCTATTGCCCAAATCAAGCCACCATGATGGACTGCTGTGGCAGCTAATTTCTCCTGTGTATGTGCAATCGTTCCACCCAATAGTGCCAGAAATTGACGGTATAGCTTACCTACATTGCTTTCGTTAATTTCAACACCACGCTGGTTTAATAAGCGCCGAATTTCTGCCAACTGTTGATGCTCATTTTCATGTTGCCAACCAATAAATGCCAGCACGTCTAGCCCATAAGTACTGTAAGGCAGACTGTATTTTAACACGCCAGTCGCGTAGTAATGTTTACCAAAATGTGTGCAACTATGATTGGTACATTCTTTACTCTTGCCTGCCACAAATACTGCACCATCCATTGTTTGAATGGTTTTACGCATGTGTCTTGGTCTGCGTAGCGCTAATTCTGCCCCACAATGCACGCACTCAATGAGTGAACATTCTAATACTATTCGTTTGATATTACTGAATTTTCGTTCTGGGCGATGGCGAGGCAACTTTACTATCACTAATTTTTTACTGCTGCTAGGTGCTTTCCTCAGTTTACCTGCTTTGTATACCAATTAGATAGCTAGGGATATTACCCGTTAAATTGATAACTGTTGTACCTAGAGTAAAATTAATTAGTAAAGTAGGCTTACAGCCTACTATTTTTATGTTTTCATTTTGAAAAATGTCTTTCACATACAACCGCACGGTTCATTTTCAAGACACTGATGCTGCTGGGGTAGTTTATTTTGCAAATATTTTGAGTATCTGTCATGAAGCTTATGAAGAATCTTTAAGAGCATCAGGCATTAATCTCAAAGATTTTTTTACTAATCCTTCTGTGGCTTATCCGATTGTTCATGCGAATGTTGATTTTTTGCGCCCCATATTCTGCGGCGATAAGTTGGTAATTAGCTTAATGCCCCAAAAAATAAGTGTTGAGAAGTTTGAAATTGCTTACGATATTACAGGGACTGATGTAATAATTGCTAAGGCTGTAACTAGACACGTTTGTATTGATGCAAATAGTAGAAGTAAGCAAGAATTACCTGATGAAATAATACAGTGGTTGGAAACGAACCGCAGAGACGCAGAGGGCGCAGAGAGAAGAAAGTCAAGAGAGGTTATGTGATGATTTATTTAAGAATTCTTGAGCTATTTGCTGTAGCTGTTGACGATTAATTTTACCTTGGGCGTTATGGGGTAAAGTTGGCAGAGGAATCCAATGTTTAGGGATTTTAAATTTGCTAAGTTTGTCTTTGAGTAGGGTTTGAATTTCTGAGGTGTGGGTATTTGAGTCATTAGGAATATAAATGGCTGTTAATGCTTGCCCCCAGTGTTGATCTGGTATGCCGATGACAGAAACATCCATAACCATTTTAGTAGCTCGGATAGCTGATTCGATTTCTGCTGGATAAATATTTTCACCGCCTGTAATTATTTTATCGCTGTTACGCCCAACAATATTTAAATAACCTTGCTCGTCTAAATAACCTAAATCATCTACTTGGAAATAATTATGATTGTCCCAGGTTTGAGGATAGTAACCAAGGGCTAAAGATTGAGCATTAATGTTAATAGTTCCGATTTGATTTGATTTTAAAACTTCGTCTTGTTGATTACGAATTGTTATTTGAACGTGGGGAAGAATCTTGCCACTACTAACTTTACCTTTGAGAAAATCATGGGGTTTAAGGGTGGCAATTTGAGAAGCAGTTTCTGTCATGCCATAAGTAAGTGCTAGACTTATATGATGGAATCTTGCTTTTTCTAGGAGTTCATTCCATGCTGGCGCACCTCCTAAAAGTACAGTTTTAAATTGAGAGAGCCACTCTGTTAACTCTGGATTTTGTAGAATCCGTTGTAACTGTGTTGGTACTAAAGATATAAAAAATTCTGATTGTTGAAGATTTAATATTTGACCAGATTCTATTGCTTTGAATGGCAATATAGCTAGTTTACCTCTGGTAGTGAAAGAACGCATAAACTGCATTAAGCCGCTGACATGATATAGCGGCAATACACAAAAAGAATTGATTTGTTGTAACTGAAAGTATGCTTTAAAACCTTGCACGGACGCCGTGAGAGTTTCCCAAGTGTGCATAGCAAATTTAATCTGTCCTGATGAACCACCCGTAGGAATCATTATGCAATTGGGCATTGGGCATTGGGGATTATTCTTTTTTTCTATGCACCATGCCCCATGCGCCATGCCCCAAATAATATCTGGCTGTACTAAATCGAATACTTGTTGCCATTCTTGCTTTCCCCAGTCTGGGTTACAAAGAAAAACTGGACAATTAGCTGCACAAGCGGCGATAAAACTTGCCAAAAATTGCACTGGTTCGCGTTCAGCTAAAACGATTTTTGGTGGAATTCCACAAGCTGACAAATGTGTGAGTTCTAAATATAATTTTTCAAATGTTTGCTGAAACTGAAGGCTATTAAAACCAATCAGCAAGTCACGTTGAGCAAAATTTTTGAAGTATGCTAAAGCTCGTTCCATATGTTATGAAGCCAAGTTTCTTCTGGTTCAAAAAAATGGTTAACACCAAAACCAACCGCCCTATTATGTAGAGATAATTCTGCTGCTAATTGGAGTGCTGCAAGTCTTGCGATCGCAGTTTCAAATACTGATGAAAATACAGCATCAATTTTATGATGTTGACAAAATTGTCTTAAACGAGATGGTGAACCGACTATCCCAGGTTTAATTACAAAAATCCCTCGCCAACCTTGTTGATAACAGCGTTCAAGTTGCTTGAGTGTGGCAACAGACTCATCTAAAGCGATCGCAGTTCTGTAGCACATACTCAATTCCAACATCCCCTGCAATTGCCCCACAGGTAGGGGTTGTTCAATAAATTCAATTTCTAATGGTAATGCTTGATTTGCCTGGATATTATCGCAATTCCACAGCCATAAATTTGCTTCTTCATAGCTGAGTCCACCGTTGGCATCTAATCGCAATTTTGCTGATGCTGGTAACGCCTGCGTCAGGGACTCAAAAATTTTTAGTTCATTAGCGATCGCATCTACACCAATTTTCCATTTAAACGTGCGATATCCTTGCTGCCATAAAGTTTCCCATTGATTTAAAGCCGCTTCTCCAGCCGATAATAAACCGCTGTAGGAAAGTGAGGAAGTAGAGACGCGACGCCAGTCGCTACAACGGGGGAAACCCTCCCGCAGCGATGATTCACCGCAACGCGCTGGCTCATTAATCGCATCTGTACAGGAGTTAGGAGTTATAAGATTATTTTTTTCATCTTCCTCATCTTCCCCAGTCCCCAGTCCCCAGTCACTAATCCCTAATCCCTCAAACGCTGACTCAAAACCAAATTGACAAGCAGGTAACTCATCTGGGATGGAGAAAATTATCTTGTCTGTGATTTCTGCTGGTAGTTGGTGACAAAATTCTAAGGCTTGTTCTATGGTTTCGGAACCAAACCAACTGATGGGAGCAATTTCTCCCCAGCCAACTCTGCCTGTTTCATCGGTCAGGCGGAGAATAATGCCATCACGCATATCCCAATTACCATGACTTGTGGTAAGCGATCGCACAAATCGTCGTCGATAAGGACGAAAATCAAATTTGTAAGCCACTATGGTCAAATCAAGCTAATTATCAACATCGTTCTGTGTCTTTTTTCATACAAATGACAAAGGACAAATGACCATTAGAGCATAAATCCCACGCCCAACAGCAAGCAACTCCAGAAATGCACAGCTACAGCAATGAATTTGCAGTTACTGACTTTTTCCGGCTGATTATGATTTTCTTGCACATGGCGGCATAATTTGACAGCAAAGGGTAAACTCAGCCAACTTAGCAACGTCCAAACCGGGAAAACTCCCAATAGCACAAATATTAAGCTGAGGGGATAAATACTGATAGTAAACCAAATTAAGACTTGGGCAGCTTTTTCGGTTCCCAGGCGGACGATAGGCGAGCGCTTCCCAGCAGCTATATCATCCTTAACTTGGTGAAAGTGTGAGCAAAACAAAATTAAACTTGTGGCGATACCAACAATTACTGAGGCTGCTAAACTCGTCATTGACCAAGTTCGGGTTTGGCTATAATATGCTGCCGCTACTGCCAATGGCCCAAAGGCAAAAAAGCAAATAATCTCGCCTAAACCCTGGTATCCTAAGCGAAAGGGTGGGCCTTGGTAAGTGTAGCCCAATGCACAGCAAAGCAAAATTATCCCGATGACAGTTGGGTCTTGTTGCCAAAGGGCGATCGCTACTATACTCAACAAACCCAAACCTAAACAGAAATTTCCTATCCAAAATATTAGTGACTTATTGCCAGTTAAGTTTACTAAAGAATGGTGTTTATTCTTATCAATACCCGTTTCCGAATCAAAAACATCATTACTCAGGTTTTCCCACGCCAGAATTAAAATTGCCGCAGCAACAAAAGTAGAAAATATTGCACTATTAAAAACTTTGGTTTCTGCAAATGCTACAGCTGTTCCTACCCAAATCGGTATGATGGCAACGCTGTACATTGGCGGTTTAATAGCCGCCATCCATAACTTAGTGTTGGGATATAAAATTTGCTTGGTAGTCATCAGTCGTGATTAATTATATTCTGAGAATACTACGTACACGTTAGATTTTATTATTTAAAGAGACACAAAATGCTAATGAAGTGTGAAAATTTATGCTTTTACTCTGGCTTTTTAGGCATACTTAGCTAACACTCACCGTTAAATTGCAACCCAAAACTAAGCTTAGCTTGTCCGGGTATTGTAACACCACAAACAAGGCAAAGCCTACGCTGGTAAAATGGCGACTTAATATGTTACCTGTAGAAATACGACCATGATTAATTACACTTTAGGAAGATAACTTAAAAAAAATTTACTATCCTTAAATCCATGACAGTTTCACCATGTCGGAGCAAGTTCTTTGTAGAACACAAAGATTTATATCAATTTCTTTTAAGAGTGCAAGAAAAGTGCGTCAAAAATAATTGCAGGCAAATTGTCAGTATCTCGCAAGCGATTGATTTGGTTGACCCCCTAGTTGTATTAGATCAGCTTACACAAGCAAATGAAATAAATTTTTACTTTGAGGATAGAGGCAAAGGAGAAGCGATCGCAGCAATTGATGCTGTAGCAAAATTACAAATTGACGGTACAGACAGATTTGCCAAAGCCGAAAATTTTATCAAATCATGTCTAAAAAATATAGTTAATTTTGCTAATGTTAACCAACCTTTTTCTGGGCCTCACTTTTTTTGTTACTTTAGTTTTTTTGATAAAAATATCCAAGCAGATTATCCATTTCCATCTGCTACAGTGTTTTTACCACGTTGGCAAGTAGCTGTTAAAAATCAGCGTTGTACATTAGTAACTAATACAATTATCAATGCTAGTGTCAATATTAAAAAAATTTTGCAAACTGTACAAAGCAAAATTGAGCATATTCAATCTTTAAATTATTATTCGCCTAAAATTGATTTATTCTCTTCAAGCTTCTGCAAAAAATCTGAAGTAGATGCGGCTAGATTTAAGCGTTCTGTATCTTCTGCTTTAGAAAAAATTCGTTCTAGTCATTTAAGTAAAATAGTATTAGCTGATACCTTGGATGTAAGGTCAAGCAATCATTTTGATTTATTTAAATCGTTAAATAATCTCAGACAAGTGCATCCTAATTGTTATATATTTTCAACAAGTAATGGTAAAGGGCAAAACTTTATAGGTGCAAGCCCAGAAAGATTAATTAGTATTAATAATCAGCAGTTAATCACTGATGCTTTGGCAGGTTCTGCACCACGAGGTAAAACACCTGCTGAAGATGCTGCTAGTGCCAATCGCTTACTAAATAGCGAAAAAGAAAAACACGAACATTTATTAGTACTTGATTTTATAACTCAACGCCTATCGCAGCTAGGTTTATTGCCTCAAGTATTAGCACCACGCCTACGACAATTATCTAATATTCAGCATTTGTGGACGCCAATTAGTGCCATAGTTCCTGCTAGTGTACACCCCTTACAGATTGTTTCTCAACTGCATCCTACACCAGCCGTTGCAGGCGCAGCTAGAGATGTTGCTTGTGCTGAAATTCGTCGTTATGAGAACTTTGAGAGAGGCTTATATGCTGCACCATTAGGTTGGATAGACTCTCAAGGTAATTGTGAATTTATTGTTGGCATTCGTTCAGCATTAATCGATGGCGATCGCGCCAGGCTTTACGCAGGTGCTGGTATTGTCGCCGGGTCTGATCCT
This region of Nostoc sp. UHCC 0302 genomic DNA includes:
- a CDS encoding o-succinylbenzoate synthase; amino-acid sequence: MAYKFDFRPYRRRFVRSLTTSHGNWDMRDGIILRLTDETGRVGWGEIAPISWFGSETIEQALEFCHQLPAEITDKIIFSIPDELPACQFGFESAFEGLGISDWGLGTGEDEEDEKNNLITPNSCTDAINEPARCGESSLREGFPRCSDWRRVSTSSLSYSGLLSAGEAALNQWETLWQQGYRTFKWKIGVDAIANELKIFESLTQALPASAKLRLDANGGLSYEEANLWLWNCDNIQANQALPLEIEFIEQPLPVGQLQGMLELSMCYRTAIALDESVATLKQLERCYQQGWRGIFVIKPGIVGSPSRLRQFCQHHKIDAVFSSVFETAIARLAALQLAAELSLHNRAVGFGVNHFFEPEETWLHNIWNEL
- a CDS encoding isochorismate synthase MenF — encoded protein: MTVSPCRSKFFVEHKDLYQFLLRVQEKCVKNNCRQIVSISQAIDLVDPLVVLDQLTQANEINFYFEDRGKGEAIAAIDAVAKLQIDGTDRFAKAENFIKSCLKNIVNFANVNQPFSGPHFFCYFSFFDKNIQADYPFPSATVFLPRWQVAVKNQRCTLVTNTIINASVNIKKILQTVQSKIEHIQSLNYYSPKIDLFSSSFCKKSEVDAARFKRSVSSALEKIRSSHLSKIVLADTLDVRSSNHFDLFKSLNNLRQVHPNCYIFSTSNGKGQNFIGASPERLISINNQQLITDALAGSAPRGKTPAEDAASANRLLNSEKEKHEHLLVLDFITQRLSQLGLLPQVLAPRLRQLSNIQHLWTPISAIVPASVHPLQIVSQLHPTPAVAGAARDVACAEIRRYENFERGLYAAPLGWIDSQGNCEFIVGIRSALIDGDRARLYAGAGIVAGSDPEKEFAEVQLKLQALLKALV
- the menA gene encoding 2-carboxy-1,4-naphthoquinone phytyltransferase, producing the protein MTTKQILYPNTKLWMAAIKPPMYSVAIIPIWVGTAVAFAETKVFNSAIFSTFVAAAILILAWENLSNDVFDSETGIDKNKHHSLVNLTGNKSLIFWIGNFCLGLGLLSIVAIALWQQDPTVIGIILLCCALGYTYQGPPFRLGYQGLGEIICFFAFGPLAVAAAYYSQTRTWSMTSLAASVIVGIATSLILFCSHFHQVKDDIAAGKRSPIVRLGTEKAAQVLIWFTISIYPLSLIFVLLGVFPVWTLLSWLSLPFAVKLCRHVQENHNQPEKVSNCKFIAVAVHFWSCLLLGVGFML
- a CDS encoding 2-succinylbenzoate--CoA ligase, with the translated sequence MERALAYFKNFAQRDLLIGFNSLQFQQTFEKLYLELTHLSACGIPPKIVLAEREPVQFLASFIAACAANCPVFLCNPDWGKQEWQQVFDLVQPDIIWGMAHGAWCIEKKNNPQCPMPNCIMIPTGGSSGQIKFAMHTWETLTASVQGFKAYFQLQQINSFCVLPLYHVSGLMQFMRSFTTRGKLAILPFKAIESGQILNLQQSEFFISLVPTQLQRILQNPELTEWLSQFKTVLLGGAPAWNELLEKARFHHISLALTYGMTETASQIATLKPHDFLKGKVSSGKILPHVQITIRNQQDEVLKSNQIGTININAQSLALGYYPQTWDNHNYFQVDDLGYLDEQGYLNIVGRNSDKIITGGENIYPAEIESAIRATKMVMDVSVIGIPDQHWGQALTAIYIPNDSNTHTSEIQTLLKDKLSKFKIPKHWIPLPTLPHNAQGKINRQQLQQIAQEFLNKSSHNLS